The following coding sequences lie in one Streptococcus suis genomic window:
- a CDS encoding DUF1934 domain-containing protein: MDIHLRNEIDLDGQIEVVDQQFQVEVKEKDGNLYLIYSNDEAEKVVIKCDEEELVMTRFSTPKSIMRFISGKEAIVTIPTPLGIQHFVTDTKRYQLNRSDQSVQLQYELKGLENQQLFASYDLEISWK, translated from the coding sequence ATGGATATTCATTTACGAAATGAAATTGATCTGGACGGGCAGATTGAGGTAGTGGATCAGCAATTTCAAGTGGAAGTTAAGGAAAAAGATGGGAATCTCTATCTCATTTATAGTAACGATGAAGCTGAAAAAGTTGTCATAAAATGTGACGAAGAAGAGTTAGTGATGACACGTTTTTCAACTCCGAAGTCTATTATGCGATTCATTTCTGGTAAAGAAGCTATTGTGACCATTCCTACACCGTTAGGAATCCAGCATTTTGTGACCGATACAAAACGTTACCAATTAAACCGTTCGGATCAAAGTGTCCAGTTGCAATATGAATTAAAGGGATTGGAGAACCAGCAGCTTTTTGCTTCCTATGATTTGGAAATCTCGTGGAAATAA
- a CDS encoding sodium:solute symporter, translating into MNNQIILLTIQVFIVALILWMLYTILSYAKKHDISLKEKFWTGFGIGYVTDLLDTLGIGTFATTTTMFKLTKLVEDDRKIPATMTTAHIIPVLVEALLFITIVEVDMVTLIAMAAAAFTGAFVGAKVTQKWDTKKVQRILGILLIIAACFMVYRMLTNPGADLTNEIKGLTGWKLVVGIAFDFLVGMLMSMGLGNYAPELIFFSLMGISPAVALPVMMLNAAMIMTAGAKQFIQSGRVNWPGVPGIIVGGVLGVLTAAFFLSNLDINNLKILVVFVAAYTGFTLLRSSFVTRIKK; encoded by the coding sequence ATGAATAATCAAATTATCTTATTAACTATTCAGGTCTTTATTGTAGCCCTAATTCTTTGGATGCTTTACACAATTCTATCCTATGCTAAAAAGCACGATATTTCTCTAAAAGAGAAATTTTGGACAGGGTTTGGTATCGGTTATGTTACTGACTTGCTAGACACCTTGGGGATTGGAACCTTTGCAACGACAACCACTATGTTTAAACTGACAAAGTTGGTGGAAGACGATCGTAAAATTCCTGCGACCATGACAACGGCGCACATCATACCAGTCTTAGTAGAGGCGCTATTGTTTATTACGATAGTTGAGGTTGATATGGTCACTCTGATTGCTATGGCAGCAGCGGCATTTACGGGTGCCTTTGTTGGTGCCAAGGTAACTCAAAAATGGGATACCAAAAAAGTTCAACGGATTCTGGGTATCTTGTTGATAATTGCAGCCTGTTTCATGGTCTACAGGATGTTAACCAACCCGGGCGCAGATCTTACAAATGAAATAAAAGGCCTAACTGGTTGGAAATTAGTTGTTGGAATTGCCTTTGACTTTTTAGTGGGCATGTTGATGAGTATGGGACTTGGAAACTACGCGCCAGAATTGATTTTCTTCTCATTGATGGGAATTAGTCCTGCAGTTGCACTACCAGTCATGATGTTGAATGCAGCCATGATTATGACAGCGGGAGCCAAACAATTTATCCAATCTGGGCGTGTCAACTGGCCAGGAGTTCCAGGAATCATTGTCGGTGGGGTGCTAGGTGTTTTGACAGCCGCTTTCTTCCTATCAAATTTGGATATTAATAATTTGAAAATTTTAGTTGTCTTCGTTGCAGCGTATACAGGCTTTACTCTGCTTCGTTCATCCTTTGTTACTAGGATTAAAAAATAG
- a CDS encoding HD domain-containing protein, whose product MIEKVFRDPVHNYVHVDHELIYKLINTKEFQRLRRIKQLGTTSYTFHGGEHSRFSHCLGAYEIARRITQKFEDKYPQIWDTNESLLTMVAALLHDVGHGAYSHTFERLFDTDHEEMTCAIITSPETEINALLKQVSPEFPDKVASVIKHTYPNKQVVQLISSQIDVDRMDYLLRDSYFTGANYGEFDLTRILRVIRPTENGIAFKESGMHAVEDYVLSRYQMYMQVYFHPASRSMEVLLQNLLNRAKLLYTSEQEFFARTSPRLLPFFEHRIRLNDYLSLDDGVMNTYFQSWIDGPDRILSDLAQRYINRKVLKSITFKAEEEEALDRLRSLVADVGFDPEYYTAIHHNFDLPYDIYRPNAEKKRTQIEIYRKDETLVELSSLSPIVHSLSGTIHGDSRFYFPKEMLEETGIFAPQIADFNSHIHNDHFIIGESNEH is encoded by the coding sequence ATGATAGAAAAAGTATTTCGCGATCCAGTTCATAACTATGTCCATGTTGATCATGAGCTGATTTATAAACTTATCAATACAAAAGAATTTCAGCGACTACGCCGCATCAAACAACTAGGGACTACTTCCTATACCTTCCATGGTGGCGAGCATAGCCGCTTTTCGCACTGCCTTGGCGCCTACGAAATCGCCAGACGGATTACTCAAAAATTTGAAGACAAGTATCCACAAATCTGGGATACAAATGAGTCCCTACTGACCATGGTTGCTGCGCTACTCCATGATGTCGGACACGGAGCCTATTCTCATACCTTCGAGCGTCTATTTGATACAGACCACGAGGAAATGACCTGTGCTATTATTACTAGTCCAGAAACGGAAATCAATGCTCTGTTGAAACAAGTTTCACCTGAGTTTCCAGACAAGGTTGCTAGTGTTATCAAACACACCTATCCAAATAAACAGGTCGTTCAACTCATTTCGAGTCAGATTGATGTTGACCGAATGGATTATCTATTGCGAGATTCCTACTTCACAGGTGCGAACTATGGTGAATTTGACCTAACTAGGATATTACGTGTCATTCGCCCGACAGAAAATGGAATTGCCTTCAAAGAATCTGGTATGCATGCAGTAGAAGACTACGTTCTCAGCCGCTACCAGATGTACATGCAAGTCTATTTTCATCCAGCAAGCCGCTCTATGGAAGTCCTATTGCAGAATTTACTCAATCGTGCCAAACTACTATATACTAGTGAACAGGAGTTTTTTGCACGAACTTCACCTCGGCTATTACCTTTTTTTGAGCATCGTATCCGTCTAAACGACTACCTCAGTCTTGATGATGGAGTTATGAATACTTACTTTCAATCATGGATAGATGGACCAGATCGTATATTATCTGACTTAGCCCAGCGCTATATCAATAGGAAAGTGCTCAAATCCATCACTTTCAAGGCCGAAGAAGAGGAAGCTTTGGACCGCCTGCGTAGCCTGGTCGCAGATGTCGGGTTCGACCCAGAATACTATACTGCTATTCACCACAACTTTGATTTGCCGTATGACATTTACCGACCGAATGCAGAAAAGAAACGGACTCAAATTGAGATTTATCGCAAAGATGAAACCTTGGTAGAACTATCCTCTCTGTCACCAATTGTTCACTCCTTATCAGGCACAATCCATGGCGATAGCCGCTTCTATTTCCCAAAAGAAATGTTAGAAGAAACAGGAATTTTCGCACCTCAAATAGCTGATTTTAACAGCCACATACATAACGATCATTTTATAATTGGAGAATCAAATGAGCATTAA